Within the Marixanthomonas sp. SCSIO 43207 genome, the region TTGTAAGTCCCGGATTGAGATATACGTAGTTTTTCAACATTTTTTCTACGTATTCATTTCGGTATTTGAAGTTTTTAAAAATAGCTTCATCTGGAATAAACTCAATACGAGTTCCTTTGCGTTTTCCAGATTCTTCAATTTCTGGGCTGTTTTTAAGTTCACCAAGGCTAAACTCAGCCCATTTATGCTGCCCATCACGTACAGATTCTACTTTAAAAAAAGCAGATAGAGCATTTACAGCTTTGGTACCTACACCGTTAAGACCTACAGATTTTTTAAAAGCTCTTGTATCATACTTCCCTCCGGTATTCATTTTTGAAACTACATCAACTACTTTTCCAAGCGGGATACCACGACCGTAATCACGAACTTTTACTTCTTTGTCTTTTATGCGTACCTCAATGGTTTTTCCGGCACCCATCACAAACTCATCTATACAGTTGTCTATCACTTCTTTAAGTAATATATAAATACCGTCATCGGGTGAAGAACCATCTCCTAGTTTACCAATATACATCCCTGGACGCATTCTAATATGCTCCTTCCAGTCTAACGATCTAATATTATCCTCTGTGTATTTTGTTTCTGACATAAAAAACCTGAATAAGCAATAAATATAGGGTTTAAGCTTCAATTTTGAAACCTGAAAAACCGAAAGTAATTAACAATAATTGATAAAATATTGTTAGTAAGATTTTTAGGATGTATTAACTTTTATTAATTCAAATTCTTTGTAATTTCACAATTAAACACTGTTATATTAATGAGTTATTAGAAAATTTTATGGAATTTATAGATTACTATAAGGTTTTAGGATTAACAAAAACGGCTACTACGGCCGAAATTAAGAAAGCATATCGAAAATTAGCAAGAAAATATCATCCAGATATCAATCCTGATGATACAAAAGCACAACAAAAGTTTCAGCAAATCAATGAAGCGCATGCAGTTTTAAGCGACCCCGAAAAAAGAAAGAAATACGACCAATACGGTAAAGATTGGGAACACGCAGATGCCTTTGAGGAAGCTAAAAGAAAACAACAAGCTTCTAGTGGTTTTGGCAGAGGCCAAAGAAGAACTTACACCACGCGTGGTGGTAATTTTGACGAAAGCGAGTTTTCAGATTTTTTTGAATCTATGTTCGGTGGTTTTTCACGCCAACAACAAACTCACGCTCAATTTAAAGGTCAAGATTACAACGCCACACTTAGATTAAACTTAACTGATATTTTAACAACGCAAAAACAAACTATTGACTTAGGAACTAAAAAAATACGAATTACCATTCCGGCAGGTGTTGAAGATGGACAAACTATAAAAATAAATGGTTATGGAGGCGAAGGTACAGGCGGCGGCCCCAAAGGTGATTTATATATCACATTTGAAATTCTTAATAACACATCATTCAAACGCGACGGAAAAAATTTACACAAAACACAAGAAATTGACCTTTACACAGCTCTTTTAGGAGGAAAAGTAACTATCGACACTCTTACAGGAAAAGTTAAACTTACCGTAAAACCAGAAACACAAAATAACACCAAGGTTAAACTTAAAGGAAAAGGAATGCCTGTTTACAAAAAAGAAGGACAATTTGGAGATTTGATTATAACTTATAAAATTAAGCTGCCAAACAACCTTTCAGAAAAAGAAAAAGAATTGTTTAGTCAACTTTCAAAATTACGTTAATTATGGAACAAACAAAGTATATAAAAGTGATAACATATTGTGAAAAGACTAATATAGATAGTGCTTTTGTAACCACTTTGGAAGAATATGGGCTCATTAAAACAACAGTTTTAAAATCTGAAGTTTGCATTACAGAAGATGACACAACCGAAATAGAACGTATGTTTAGGCTTCATAAAGAACTGGGCGTAAATATAGAAGGGATTGATGTTATTAATCACCTAGTTAAACGCCTAAAAAAAGTTGAAAGTGAATTAAAATCTACTCGTAAAACCCTTTCTTTATACGAGTAAAATTAATCGCTTTCAGGATTTTTATATAAAGTAATATATACGCCTAACTGACTATAGGTTGCAACCTTTTCCCAGTTGTTTTGTAATTGATAAATCTCCTCGTCACTAGTTTTATTTTCAATATTTGAAAAAATAACAAATTTGTTTTCTTGAAGGTTTAACTCCGGAAACATTTCAAACTCCTTTGTAGGTTTTTCCAATCTGGATAGACTTTTACTATTTAATCGCACATTTGTACCAATTATTTGGTGAGACAAATCATTTTCAGATAAATACTGAAGCATTTTCTCTTCCTGCTTATAATAATTTAAATAAGCCAAGCTACTATCCCACGCTTGTGAAATGGTTGTAGGATAAATCCAAAAATGACCAGATACAAACGCAATTACAACTAGTGAAAGCAACCCTTTTTTAATGTTAGTTCGTAAATGAAAGGCAAATAACAAATTGATAAATAAAATGTTTGCAAGAATAAAACAAATAAGCAAATACCTTGGCCCCATTGGGTTTGAAAACGGAACAAATCCTAAAAAGAAAACAACTGCAAACACCAATAATGCAATTAATAATTGTTTAGATTGATGGTCAAGAATCTGTTTTTTACTTCGGAAGACTTTAAAGAGTAAAACCAGTAATGGAATAATAACAGCTAAACGACCAAAGTCTAAAAAGTTTTTAATGTAAGCTGCTGTATTTTTTGCAATTCTAAAAAAAGAGGCCGTTTCACGATGTGAAGCATACGTTTCATTTTTGGTTATTAATACCCAGCCCAATTCATTGTATTGGTATATAAGAAAGACTCCAAAAGCTATTGCTGAAACAACATAAGCAAAAATCATTTTTTTATTAAACACCAATAGATTTTTTCTGGTATAAATAATATGAATAATAATTATTGCAATAAAGCAGTAAATCCCTCTTAAATTGGTAAGTAACAACCCTGAGACCGCGAGAGCCAATAAAAGCCATTTATTTTTCAGTAAAGCGTTTATAGCAAATAGCGTAAAAAACAATAACATCATATCATTATTTAAACTAGTAGTTTGTGCAATTAATGTAGGCTCCAGACAAACAATAAAAAACAAAAAGATAGGAACCATCTTGATAAAACTACGTTTACAAAGCAATAACAACTGATAAAAAACCCCCACATTAACAAGAAGAAGTAATAACCTTGAAGCAAAAAGTGTTTTTCCAAAAAACTGCCAAAAAACAGCCAGACTAACTATCCATAAAGGCGGATGACCAGAAGCATATTCAGTAGGAAGGATTAAACTTGAAAAGTTAGTATCATATATCCAAGTAGCTCTGTTTGCTTTGCTTATTCCGTCCCA harbors:
- a CDS encoding DnaJ C-terminal domain-containing protein, with the translated sequence MEFIDYYKVLGLTKTATTAEIKKAYRKLARKYHPDINPDDTKAQQKFQQINEAHAVLSDPEKRKKYDQYGKDWEHADAFEEAKRKQQASSGFGRGQRRTYTTRGGNFDESEFSDFFESMFGGFSRQQQTHAQFKGQDYNATLRLNLTDILTTQKQTIDLGTKKIRITIPAGVEDGQTIKINGYGGEGTGGGPKGDLYITFEILNNTSFKRDGKNLHKTQEIDLYTALLGGKVTIDTLTGKVKLTVKPETQNNTKVKLKGKGMPVYKKEGQFGDLIITYKIKLPNNLSEKEKELFSQLSKLR
- a CDS encoding chaperone modulator CbpM — translated: MEQTKYIKVITYCEKTNIDSAFVTTLEEYGLIKTTVLKSEVCITEDDTTEIERMFRLHKELGVNIEGIDVINHLVKRLKKVESELKSTRKTLSLYE